In Aureibacter tunicatorum, the sequence CCTCTGCTTCTGTATTTTCTCCTTTTTTAGCAGCTTCCTCGAGCGCTTTGACTTTATTTTTGACGGCCTCGGCTTCCTGCTCTTCTTTCGTCTTGCTGCGAGATTCAGCGTTTTCACCAGTCTTGGCGTTCGATTGCTCGACAGACTCAGGCACTTTGGCCAGCGAAGACTCCTGCGACTCAATGTCTCTGGCTTCGCTTTCCTCTTGTTCTATTTGAGCGATGTATTCGTCAACATTGGGAACGGTCATTTCCCATCGCACTTCGGGGAAGATATCTCGCAGAGTTTCGATAAATTCTTCCGATCCGTAGACGTCGCCGTTTTTCTTGAGCTTGCGATCGAGAGCGGAGAACTTGTTGTTCATGGAGGTCTTTTGGAATCTGTTCATTCGCTGCTTGAGCGACGATCTTCTGAATTCCTGAAAAGATTTGTACGCTTTGATCACATCCTTGTCCCTGAGCTCTTGGGCCATCTTTCTGAGCCTGATGCGCTCGGCAACGCTTTTGGCTTTGCTTTTCGGCTGGGGAGCGGGCTCTACGATTGGAGGATCGGTTTGTTGCTCTTCTTGTTTTTCGCTTTGATCCTTGGCCGGTTCGGGATGCCCGTCTGTTTTTTGCTCCTCTTCCTGCGCTTCCAACAGACGCTGGAACATGTCGTTGTTTTGAAGCCTTTGGAGCATGTCGTCATGGCTCAGCTTCGGCTCGGGCTTTTGATCGCGTATGGACCCGAAAGTGTCGATATGGGCTTTATAAAATGCTTGATGCTCCTCGTCAGAATAGAGAGGCTCTTCATTTTGCTTGAGTTTCTTCAGACGCTCCTCTTCTAGATAGAGCTCTTCGGGATCGACATACGCTATTTCGCTGCCCATTAAAAATTGTTGTTTATGTAATAAGCCGATCCTTAATAGGAATAGACTTTGAATAAAGTAATAATTAGATTGAAAATTACTAATTATTCAATAAACAATGCTTCATATTTGTGCTTTTTTATAAAAAATATAATTAATATTAATTTTAATTGAGAATTAAGAATAAAAAACAGTCGTAAAATACTATTTGTCAATATTTGAACTTTTTAAACAAAAAAAACGGTATTATTACATACCGTTTTAATTATATAAACATCAATTAAATCAGATTTTATTATTTGTTTTTCAACTCTTCTGAAAATATTTTTTTAATCGTTTTCTTGTCGATTCCAACATGTATCAATTGCCCAATGATGGTATTTATCTTTGTTTTTGCCAAAATCAATTTTCGTATTTGAGTTTCATTGAAATCAGAATATACCTCTTGATTGCTTTCCAAAATATCCTCTTCAATCACTACCGGACGCAATAGGTCATCAATAGACTTTTTTCCTTGCGCAATTGCCTGAATGTCAGACTTTCTTGCTTTGTATATACCTGCTAGAATATCTTTTTTCACTTGAGGATCTCTATGGCTTATATATTCCAACCCTGTGGAAAAAAGAGCGTCTCTCTCTATCGTTCGGCTTGTCACTCCATGTTTAAAAGCCAGTCTATCAGCAGTCGTATTTAATTCCGACAATTTGTCGGAATTATTTTGATCCAATCCCAAAGGTCTTCCAATACCTTTTTTTTCTCGAGTATATTGCAAGCCTCTTAAATAGCTGGCTTGGTTTGGCGTAAGGTTTCTTCTGCTTAATTGCAAAACAAGCATCCAATCCTTTACGGCCTCAAAATCGGGCAAATCAATTTTCTTTGTAGGATAGGAAAGGCCTAGTTTTGAGCATATGCTAAATCGATTATGTCCGTCGATTATATAATTTACTCCTTTAGCATTTGTCCAGTAGCAAATAGGGTCTCTTACACCTTCTGCTATAATACTTTCCTCCAAAGAAGCTAGTTCTGACGCTGATAACGGAGGAATCAAATCTCTTAATTCCTTATTTATATCCAGAGTCACAGCCTCAGCCATGCTTACTATCGCATTGATGTCTTCGGTCTTCGAGGACTCTGTCGCATTTATTTTTTTAACCTTGAATTTTGCCATGAATTTCTTTAGCGAGATTTCGGAAATCGGAAGAAGCATTGGAATCTGGAGCATGCTCCAGCACTGATTTTTGCAAAGCAGTAGCTTCCACATAGTGTTTATAATTTCTGATATTTGTATGCATGATTTGATCTCCGAGCATTTCTCTTAATTGAGATTCATAATCTTTGTGCACTTTTAAATTTCTTACAGAAGAAAAAATAACACCCAAGTTAACTAAGGAAGGGTTTAAGGTTTTACGCGTTCGCTCTATCAGAATATTGATAGCTTCAAAGCCATCCGTACTCATCTTAGAGGGCTCAGAAGGGACTAAAACATGTGTAGCCGCATTGAGCGCATTTTGAGAGAACCAGCCTAAAGACGGAGGACAATCAATGAGAATGTAATCATAAGCATTATCCACAGGCTCCAATACATCTCGCAGCTTCAAGAAGCCTTCAATATTGCCTAAAAAAAGAGTTTCGGCTGTGGAAAGCGCCAATCTGGAAGGAATCAAATCATGTCGCCCAACATTGGCTATATGAAGTGGTTCTTCGTTCAATATGGACTTGTCTATAGTCTGCGGAATATCTTCCTCGTCGAAAAAATGTCCTGTGCTGTTGCCTTGAGGATCAAAATCAACCAAGAGTACTTTTTGCTTCAATTCAGCCAGCGCAGAGGCTAAATTCACGGAAATCGTTGTCTTGCCAACGCCTCCCTTGTGATTGATTATGGAGATTACTTTTGCCATGTTCGGAAGTTACAAAAAAGTTTTTACTCTTATATAAGCAATGAAATGATCTTTTCAATAATGTCCAAAAGTATTTAAAGTACTCTTAAGAATGGAAAAAAATGCTTGTAAGATTATTTGCTAATAATATTTTTAGTAAATCGATTTTGCAACTTATGGTAAAGGTTCTTATTCACTATAAAAATCAAAATATGATATTAATTTATATCGCTCGAAAATAATTCACGATCTTGATCGAATAAATTCGGATATATTGAAAGGGCTTTTAGTTTTTCTTTGTCTTTGTATAATTCATGAATATCTTCTCTTAAATGTTCTCCAAATAAAGCGGGGATATATTCGTCAACAGGGATAATGAGATTTTCTAAGCCACCATCCAATAATTTCTTAGCGCCACTCTTGGTAAGTATGTATGCATGACTAAGCCAACTGTACCCTGGTCTGTAAATGTCTTCACTAAGAGGAGTGTCATTAGATAATGGATACCTGCCTAAGTATAAAAGATCATACTGCCATTTATTATTGAGGCATTGTTTTATCGTTTTATCAATAATTGCATTTATATCAGTTCCTTGATATGTTCTTGCGACTCTTATGTCATCTTCTAATATCAACACTTGCTCGTGTTCGCTTTGAAGGAATTTTTTCCAGATCTTTATGTGGCTTAAACTACAGCCGATTTCTCCATGATTTATATCTCTGAAGTAAAATGGAGCTACTTTATGATATTTATTGATATCACTAGTGAAGTTTTCCATATTCCATTGATATATACTATCTGAATGTATGGGCTTTTCAGACATGAGCTTCTTCCCATCAATAGCATTGATGAAAGTAGTCTTGTGGGATAGATTAAGCCAATTTAGCATGGTATTCATATAAGCTTTTCTATCTTTTCGATTTTCCAAATTCAATACATAGATGTGGTCGATCATATTCATTCAGTATTTGTTTTTTTGATTAGAGCTAAGGAACAAACTATATTCGATATGATTATTGCGTTTTAAGAAATGATACTATGATGTATCTATTTCCAGATTCTATGGGTCTGGCTCCGTGAAAGTGAGTAATGTTGCCGGGGTGTACCATTGCATAACCAATCTTATCCAGTCTTAGGAGTTTTTTAAACTTTGGGAAATAAGTGCCACCTCCCTCAAACTCATTGTTTAGACATAAATTGATTGTCAAAGCACTATTATCATGATGGAGAGAAAGGTGTTTTTGAGCTGTGTCGCTATACTTGATTATAAAGTTTTCATGATCCATTTGATACCAGCTGCGGCCTTGAAGATTATATTTTGCGACGAGCATGGGAGTTACAAAGTTTTGTATGGTTTCGTCATAGATATGTTTCAAGTCAAGCTTTTCAAGTAAGATATCTGTTGTGGGGTAATTATCATGCCTATCAACTTCCCACTGATTCAGTTCTTCCGCCAATTGAATAATTTCTTTACAGAAATTTTCATTAAAAAAAGGAAATAGAAATAAGCCAGGTATAGGCTCATCTATGATTAGGTCATATTCTTGAGAAATGAGTAAAGGGTTGACATATTTTTCAAACCATATTTTTTTTTCATCATTTGTATGATGTTTTAGTATTGGATGATTGTTTGTCAAGGTTGGCTTCATTGCTTGGTTTATATTCGTTGATAATCGAAATAATATTTTAGTTTAAAGAATAGGTGTGATCATATTCTATCTTTATATCACTTTGATGAACTGAGGAGCAGCTGTGCCACATGGAAAAAAATACAAGAATAAGAATTCCTATGCTAATCATATATACTTCAAAGTTCTTTAAGATTTTCATAATTAATTATTAATAAGGTCACTAAGATCTAAAATTTCCAACTCAAACTCATTTGGAATATACTTCCTCATTTGACTAAGTGCTTCATTACTATTTTTAGTATCCCATAATTTATCATTGTTTAGATGACTATGAGAAGATCCAACAGCGATGCATCCTTTTAGCTGACTTACAAAGTTGGCTGGATGTATGAGTATGTCAGTTCTGTTTTCAACATTTTCTATTTTGAAACATTCCTTGAATTTGGGAGAGTGATGTTTAGAAACTTTATACTTCCCTTTAGGAATGCAGGAGATATTTTTTTGATTATTATTCCATGGAAGCTCAAGTGTTTGGCAAGAAAAAATATATTCATCCTCTTTGAAGAAAAATAAAGAGCCTAATGTTTGATGTTCGGATTGAGATTTTCGTATAAGTTGGGCTTTGATCATTGTATATTTATTTCAAATAGATATAATATAAATGAAGAAGGAATATGACTTATATTCCTTCCATATCGTTATGCGATATTTAATACGGGCATCAATGATGTAACAAAATTTGGATCTATGGATGCTTCAACATTTTGAAGATCTTCGATTTCTATGATTGGAAGCTCCATTTCAACTTCATTGTCGAAAATAGGATTTACCTTATCCATAAATTCTTGTTGCTTGTCCTGAGGAATTACAAGTTGCTCATTTTCCAATGTTGCCATTTCCTCAAAAATCGATTTTTGTCGAGATTGAAATGACTCAACAGTCTCTTGCAATAAATATTTAATCATTCCTAAAGAAACAGATATTTTAGCAGGGACTTCCTTGGGGCCGTTCTCGATAGATTTTATGATGTTAATAGCTACTTTTGGGCTGATCTTTACGATTTCTTTTTTCATAGTTGTTGTTAGTTATATGATGTTTGGAATTAGCTTAATATTGCGCTTATGTTGTTATACTTTTCGTGATCCAGGTTATACTCTTTCATTTCACTGTGCAGAATCAATGGCAGTTTAATTTTTCTAGAGTTATTGTATTCTTTTTTAATCGTGTCCAAGTAGACTTGTTGATATTCGAGAGGAATGGCGTTTGAGGACTCAGAATCACTTGCATACTTATTGAAGGTATGGCGTTGAAAATGATGAAACTCCTTGATATAATCATTCAGCAAATGCTTGACTACTCCTAATCTGACAGAAATAGTTGTGTTTATATTTTTAGGGAGTTGATCAATTGTATGAATGATATTTATCATTTGCCCTATATCTAATTCAACATTATTACTGAAAAGCATTATTATTGATTATAATGGTTATTATTAAATGAACTATTCAAGTATCTGTAATACTCTTTTTTTAGTTTGTGATACAAATAAAGTATCTAATATTTAATCTAAAAAATCATCTAACTGTGATGTAATTAAGAGACCTTTTTATAGTTATTTATAGTCCTGTGACAAGCTTTAAACATATATGCAAACAACTTATTGCAAGTGAGTTAATGTGAAATTATAGGTGCGAAGGATGCGATGATATTTGGGTTCATAAATAAAGAAGGGTTCTTTTCTATAACCTCTATATTAATATTTGGAATACTAATTTCTACTTGAAGATCTATCATTTTATCCACTTCTTCCAAATACTTTTTCTCATTGCTGACTAAGATTGAAGCTCCTGTTTCATCGGCATATTTTTCAAAACTATTTTTTTGAAATTTTTGAAATAGTTCAAAAATGGGAGTGCTTGATTGCTGAATTAATTTAAATAGCAAGCTTAATTCAAAACTATGTGTATCGCCTATAATCTCGCAGGCTTTGTGAAGGTCGATAATTTGCTTGATACTTAGGGTTGTTTGTGATTGTTTGATGTTCATTAGTTATAGATTTTTATATGAAAAGAGATGCCTATAAAAGACATCTCTAGTTGAAATTTAAGCATCTCGATTTAGAGCATATACGCTAGCTAATACGCCATTATTAAACTGTATTTGAAGGTTTTTCGAACTGCTATTATAAAATTGTATATAAAGGCTAGTTGAAGTGTAGTATAACCTTAGGTAGACACTATAAGAGGTTGCAACCGTATATTTTGAACCATTATTTATAGCAACTCTATTAGTATAAATGTTTGTATAATAAGCAGTAGGAGTTGATGGATTGCCAGGAACTCCTGCCTCCCCTGATGGAGCACTTGGCCCTGGAGGGCCTGCTGGCCCTGACAAGCCTGTTGGTCCAGCTTCACCTTTGCTTCCTATATCTCCCGGAAGGCCTCGATCGGATGTATATACTTTAAAACTACCTACAAGTTCACAAAAAACTAGACTTCTGGAATATAAATTACTAATAGGTATTTTATATGAATAAGTTGACCCCGAAGCGACTATAGTGTTAAGGTTATTTATATCAATATTGTATTTAATGCCTCCATCACCAAACTCACCATTATTCTTATTACGATATCTAGGTGCTGTTAAACCATCCCTTTTTAATTCCATATAGTTCTCTACAGAAGAACCTGAGGCGTAGTGATTCCATCTGAAGAATTCATTATTGTTATCTTTAGTATAAAATTCAAGATATGAATCAGAATCACTGTCTGTATTGTTTTTAAATCTAATCCCAGCACCGTCGGTATTTCTATACCAAGATATTCCAGTTAGATTGTTAGTGAAAGTTAGATTGCCAGTTATACTGCTACCAGATTTTTTCACATAATTACTACCAATATATGTTTCAATATTCCCCGTATGCAATAATTCAGCCCAAGCTTGCCACCTTACATCTGATTGATATCTTCGTACTTTAAAGGAATTAGTATCACCAAGTGATGCTGCGATTTGCATACCTCCATTGTTATGGCCTAGATTATAAACCATAGAATTATCGTCTGGTTTACCAACAGAACTATATTGGGATTTACCATACCAATATCTGCCACTTTGAAATGAATCAAGATTTGAAGGAGATATATACGGCTGTCCTAATTTTAATCCATCTACAACAACATCACCGAATAGAGACATACCGCCTTGCTTGATCATACCGATGTCACAAGAGACATCTTCTTTTAATACAGACCATTTGGATTCATCAAGACCAGGGTTTTCATCATCCTCTACCCAGTCAACTAAAGTCCAACCATTGGGTTGAATATTATCTCCTAATAAGAATACTCCAACATTATTGCTTAACATTGCGGCCCGATCAATTTGCACTTGAATTGCACAGCCATCATATGTCCCATTTTGTTTTAATCTAATTTTATCAAAGACGGTAGTACCGTAGAGCCCAGAGGAAAGAATAGTAATATTGCCCTTTCCAAAATGATGCGTAGCATAGAATATTACAGATTGATGTTTACCTGATGCTCCATCTCTAATTCCAAATCTTCCTGTAGCTCTATCTCCTTTATTTATAGCAATTGTATACCATTTAAAATCCAAGTTAGTTGCATAACGAGCATTGCTTGATCCATCGATTCTAGCATGAGTTGTCGCATTGCTCTTCACATAACTAGATAAGGAAGGAAGGTTCCTCTGATAAAAATCTAAGGTAACAACTTCATTATAATTGACAGGATTTGCAGCTTTAAACCTTTTAGAAGAATCACCATATAAAGATGCGTAATTTGCAAGCGAAGGAAGATTGCTATGATAATAGCTTTTAGTGACCACATCACTATTTCCAGTAGGATTTGCCGCCCTGAACACTTTTGACGAATCCCCATGTAAAGAAGCATAATTAGCTAAAGAGGGAAGATTTCTTTGATAATAATCTTTAGTAACGACATCATTGTTTCCAATAGGACTTGCTGCCCTGAACACTTTGGATGAATCTCCTTGCAATGATGCGTAATTAGCAAGCGAAGGAAGATTGCTATGATAATAGCTTTTAGTGACTACATCACTATTTCCAGTAGGATTTGCCGCCCTGAACACTTTGGATGAATCCCCATGTAAAGAAGCATAATTAGCTAAAGAGGGAAGATTGTTTTGATAATAACTCTTCGTCACTACATCATCATCCCCAATAGGATTTGCTGCCTTAAATACTTTAGAAGAACTTCCACTTGATGAGGCATATCTCGCATTGGACTCATTCTCATTGAGTATTTTGTAATTATTGACAGCTATAAATGCATTGTTTGGATTTGCGATAAAAGCAAAAGTGTGAGTTGAACTTGCTCCTTTATTTTCTTCCGTATCCGTATTTTCCAATATAAATTGCATAGAGGAAGAAAATTCATCATTCTTATAATGAAAAATCGCATTTGTATCGTCAAGATATGTTGATAAATACTCTGACGGACTAGCCTCCCTAGATATTTTTAACGATTTATCCCTATTGCTATTGATATGAAGTCCATTGTCAAAAACTTTATTTTCTGTAATGGTTTGAGAAGTATTGCGTGTTACAAAATCGCCTTCACCTTTTTTCTCATACCTTTCATCAAGAGATTGCCCATTCCACTCAAATCCATTTTTTGCATTGATTTTGCCACTAGCGTCTACAACGAATATATCCTTTATAGGATCATTTTCTAGATTTCTGTACCCAATTTTTAATTCATTGGATGAATCATCATTATAAAGTGTATAAAATTGAGCCGAAGCGCCAATAAATTCAACTCCTGCCTTTTTATTAGACCCAGAAATGATTTTTATTAAATTATCGCTTGAAGTATTTTTAAACGTCTTTAAACCTGTTATTTCTTGGACAGTGTCTAAAGTAACATAACCTGCAGAGTGTTTAGGGGCATACCTTTCGTCTAGTTTTTGGCCTTTATACAATAATTCATCATATTCAACTTCTTGTGTTTGAAGATCAGGGTCTTCATTCATAAGTTGCACTTCAGATATTTGAAGGTCATCAAATATACTTAAAGCAGTACTGTCAAATTGAAAGCTTTTAAAGCTAATATTAACTTTAAATTTATTTTTTCTTCTGATTTTAGAAATAATCTTGAAAAAATAATGATTGTCATTATTTTCAAGGTTAGAAATGTACACTTGAGCTGAGGTTAATCCCTCAGTTTTGATAATTCTTTCAGATATCGCATTTTGAGGTTTATTAACACTTTTAGGTGATGCATAAAAAACAAATTCTTTTGTTATTACGCCAGTTGAATTTTTATAATTATATCCTCCAACTACTTCTATAGTCATAGTGAATAAACCAGTGACAGATTCATGTCTAGGCACAAGAACATCTACATATTCATATTTATCAAGAGGAACAATATTATTTACAGTCGAATAGTCAACAGCATTATTAAAATTAATATTGAGTGGTTTTAATTTATAGATACTTTCATCAAAAAAGACACCGTTAGAATGAAATGAGCCATTCAAGTCCAGCTTATATTCTGGAGAGGATGTACCTATACCAATATTACCTGTATTTATATTAATAATATCATCAGCTACTTTTTCCCATTGGGTAGCACTGTAATTTGATTGTCTTAAATATCGATCATCAAGTGATTGCCCATTCCATTCAAATCCATTTTTAGAGTTAATTCCTTTGGTTGGACTGATATTGAGTATGTAACTATCAGGCTGAGTAGAAGTACCAAAATTCCATCCTTCAGAGTTGATATAAATCGTTCTGGTATTGTCTGCTGTTTTAATATATCCTTCGTCAGACTTATCAGTTTTACCACCAAATTCAAATCCATTGATACGAATATGTTGATAGCCAGTTGGGTTTGATGATATTACTGGAATGCTTTGGCCTTCATTACTTCCAACCCACTTAAAATTAGAAAATGTCTTTTGACCTTGAATATTTTGATCGATGTTAGCAGTCTGCAAATATCTATTATCAGACTCTAATTGATTAATAATGTCAATTCCATTTTTTTGAATTGTCCCTGAAAAATTAGTGTCTCCCCATATAT encodes:
- a CDS encoding ParB N-terminal domain-containing protein; amino-acid sequence: MAKFKVKKINATESSKTEDINAIVSMAEAVTLDINKELRDLIPPLSASELASLEESIIAEGVRDPICYWTNAKGVNYIIDGHNRFSICSKLGLSYPTKKIDLPDFEAVKDWMLVLQLSRRNLTPNQASYLRGLQYTREKKGIGRPLGLDQNNSDKLSELNTTADRLAFKHGVTSRTIERDALFSTGLEYISHRDPQVKKDILAGIYKARKSDIQAIAQGKKSIDDLLRPVVIEEDILESNQEVYSDFNETQIRKLILAKTKINTIIGQLIHVGIDKKTIKKIFSEELKNK
- a CDS encoding ParA family protein, with translation MAKVISIINHKGGVGKTTISVNLASALAELKQKVLLVDFDPQGNSTGHFFDEEDIPQTIDKSILNEEPLHIANVGRHDLIPSRLALSTAETLFLGNIEGFLKLRDVLEPVDNAYDYILIDCPPSLGWFSQNALNAATHVLVPSEPSKMSTDGFEAINILIERTRKTLNPSLVNLGVIFSSVRNLKVHKDYESQLREMLGDQIMHTNIRNYKHYVEATALQKSVLEHAPDSNASSDFRNLAKEIHGKIQG
- a CDS encoding glycosyltransferase family 25 protein, whose amino-acid sequence is MNMIDHIYVLNLENRKDRKAYMNTMLNWLNLSHKTTFINAIDGKKLMSEKPIHSDSIYQWNMENFTSDINKYHKVAPFYFRDINHGEIGCSLSHIKIWKKFLQSEHEQVLILEDDIRVARTYQGTDINAIIDKTIKQCLNNKWQYDLLYLGRYPLSNDTPLSEDIYRPGYSWLSHAYILTKSGAKKLLDGGLENLIIPVDEYIPALFGEHLREDIHELYKDKEKLKALSIYPNLFDQDRELFSSDIN
- a CDS encoding DUF5675 family protein encodes the protein MIKAQLIRKSQSEHQTLGSLFFFKEDEYIFSCQTLELPWNNNQKNISCIPKGKYKVSKHHSPKFKECFKIENVENRTDILIHPANFVSQLKGCIAVGSSHSHLNNDKLWDTKNSNEALSQMRKYIPNEFELEILDLSDLINN